A region from the Dehalococcoides mccartyi CG5 genome encodes:
- a CDS encoding YajQ family cyclic di-GMP-binding protein, whose translation MPSLDVVSTVDMQAMDNAVNNAKRDLGNRYDFKNSKYELELNRKDKAIEIVAEDEFKLKAVIETLIQQCVRFKLDSKCLDIADSHTVSLGAAKTEIKIKDGLTKETASKITKFIKSTKLKLDSAIQGEQIRITGKQIDDLQEIMRLLSEQDFDVPLQYVNMKR comes from the coding sequence ATGCCGTCTCTAGATGTGGTAAGCACGGTAGACATGCAAGCCATGGATAACGCCGTAAATAATGCCAAGCGTGACCTTGGCAACCGTTATGATTTTAAAAACTCCAAATACGAACTGGAACTGAACCGCAAAGACAAGGCCATAGAGATAGTTGCCGAAGATGAGTTTAAGCTGAAGGCTGTTATTGAAACCCTGATTCAGCAGTGTGTCCGCTTCAAGCTGGACAGCAAGTGTCTGGATATTGCAGATTCTCATACCGTCTCACTGGGTGCCGCCAAAACCGAAATCAAAATAAAAGACGGTCTAACCAAAGAGACTGCTTCCAAAATAACCAAGTTCATCAAGTCTACCAAGCTTAAGCTGGACTCTGCCATTCAGGGCGAACAGATACGCATAACCGGCAAGCAGATAGATGACCTGCAGGAGATAATGCGTCTTCTTAGTGAACAGGACTTTGACGTGCCCCTGCAATATGTAAATATGAAACGCTGA
- a CDS encoding YcxB family protein produces the protein MIQIEYALDKKHLRTYLIEKLKIWGIVVLSLAIVAIGMNIWQGEPQYTEIILGALVFLIIYIYAIYIFMLKRAMKNSGATEKMIFEEDGIHHTSATGSGIINWTAFKKWRKQKHFYYLKINALITFPIPVDSIPAENRTEFETLLRRKIGK, from the coding sequence TTGATACAAATTGAATACGCACTGGACAAAAAACACCTGCGTACTTATCTGATTGAAAAACTAAAAATCTGGGGCATAGTTGTTTTGAGTTTAGCGATAGTAGCTATTGGTATGAATATTTGGCAGGGAGAACCTCAATACACCGAAATTATACTTGGTGCCTTGGTTTTCTTAATTATCTACATTTATGCCATATATATTTTTATGCTCAAAAGAGCAATGAAAAATTCCGGCGCTACTGAAAAAATGATCTTTGAAGAAGATGGAATTCATCATACTTCCGCCACCGGTTCAGGGATAATAAACTGGACAGCCTTTAAAAAATGGAGAAAACAAAAACATTTTTATTATTTAAAAATAAATGCCTTAATAACATTCCCTATCCCAGTGGATAGCATACCCGCTGAAAACCGCACTGAATTTGAAACCCTGCTCAGGCGGAAAATAGGCAAATAG
- a CDS encoding AAA family ATPase, whose translation MFLDNVKIRSDRFPDTGVYPFNLDVLHKTPQIVLDKSVTFFIGENGSGKSTLLRAICRKAGVHIWEDTSRLTLDNNPYADCLSDYLELGLPQGGVKGSFFDSRTFQDFTRFLDEWAAASPDILKYFGGDSLTNRSHGQSLMKYFESRYKVRGLYFMDEPETALSPKSQLMLLKLLSQASSSDHNQFIIVSHSPILLACPGASIYTFDTAPVSPIGYYDTQYYRIYRDFLNNPESFLAADNNID comes from the coding sequence ATGTTTCTGGATAACGTAAAAATCAGGTCTGACAGATTTCCGGATACCGGTGTTTACCCCTTTAATCTGGACGTATTGCATAAGACCCCTCAGATAGTTTTGGACAAATCGGTCACCTTTTTCATCGGGGAAAACGGCAGCGGCAAATCTACTTTGCTCAGGGCTATCTGCCGCAAGGCCGGGGTACATATCTGGGAGGATACCAGCCGCCTGACACTGGATAATAACCCCTATGCAGACTGTTTGTCAGACTATCTGGAGCTTGGCTTGCCTCAGGGCGGGGTTAAGGGCTCATTTTTTGATTCGCGCACCTTTCAAGACTTTACCCGTTTTCTGGATGAATGGGCGGCGGCTTCGCCGGATATTCTGAAATACTTTGGAGGGGATTCCCTTACCAACCGTTCCCATGGGCAGTCTTTGATGAAATATTTTGAATCCCGTTACAAGGTGAGGGGTCTGTATTTTATGGACGAGCCCGAAACTGCCCTGTCACCCAAAAGCCAACTCATGCTGTTAAAACTTCTGAGTCAGGCGTCAAGTTCTGACCATAACCAGTTTATTATTGTCAGCCATTCGCCTATCCTGCTGGCCTGTCCGGGTGCTTCCATATACACGTTTGATACCGCACCTGTTTCCCCAATAGGGTATTACGATACCCAGTACTACCGCATCTACCGTGATTTCCTGAATAACCCGGAGTCTTTCTTGGCTGCTGACAATAATATAGATTAA
- a CDS encoding flavodoxin family protein, translating into MNTKIKIVLISGSPRKGNTEYILESLSKLLKKAGADTCLILLRKCNICFCTGCLACETRTKSQQGICKQKDDMPELLEQLKQADTIVLGTPVYFEMLSGLTKNFIDRTCPVWPSLQGKKMGGVAVAEEGIGQALLNLKQYAEVCHMKYLGSLELLAKTPKEASRNTSLPEKLTAFTDLLLQG; encoded by the coding sequence ATGAATACTAAGATAAAGATAGTTTTAATAAGCGGTTCACCCCGAAAGGGCAACACCGAATATATACTGGAAAGTTTATCCAAACTGCTTAAAAAAGCCGGGGCAGATACCTGTCTGATACTGCTCAGAAAGTGCAATATCTGCTTCTGTACGGGCTGTCTGGCCTGCGAAACACGCACGAAAAGCCAACAGGGTATCTGCAAACAGAAAGACGATATGCCCGAACTGCTGGAACAACTGAAACAGGCGGATACAATAGTACTGGGCACGCCGGTCTATTTTGAGATGCTTAGCGGGCTGACGAAAAACTTCATAGACCGCACCTGCCCCGTCTGGCCAAGCCTGCAAGGCAAAAAAATGGGCGGAGTAGCGGTGGCTGAGGAAGGCATAGGCCAAGCTCTGCTGAACCTGAAACAATACGCCGAGGTCTGCCATATGAAATACCTCGGCAGTTTGGAACTGCTGGCCAAAACACCTAAAGAAGCCAGCCGGAATACCTCGCTGCCGGAAAAGCTTACGGCTTTTACTGATTTGTTGCTTCAGGGCTGA
- a CDS encoding GNAT family N-acetyltransferase, translating to MNLTLSLAASLEELQAHRRVDYVAARVRLHPDADSCVREFKGAFLIYDGAESPVNRVMCLGLKEALLEEDLPGIEEFYAVHGLKAMLDVCPLVEENMVYMLGKRGYTVYQFDSVLVHEVSSFQLEIKEPPGIVIWPVNKNNYLTWLEVVSHGFSSAESDLMSMQSICEPNYHSRNSSAYLAYLDGKPAGGGVLYVRGHMAELGGDATLPDFRRRGVQTALIQHRMKIARKMGVRQMIFVSAPGNSSERNARRAGFEMAYSRTLLLQP from the coding sequence ATGAATCTGACTTTATCTTTGGCGGCTTCTCTGGAAGAGCTTCAAGCTCACCGAAGGGTTGATTATGTTGCGGCCAGAGTTCGTTTGCACCCTGATGCAGACAGTTGCGTCAGGGAGTTTAAAGGGGCATTTCTGATATATGACGGGGCTGAATCACCGGTAAACCGGGTGATGTGTCTGGGGTTGAAAGAAGCCCTGCTTGAGGAAGACCTGCCTGGCATAGAGGAATTTTATGCCGTACATGGTCTTAAAGCCATGCTGGATGTATGCCCGCTGGTAGAAGAAAATATGGTTTATATGCTGGGCAAGCGGGGGTACACGGTTTATCAGTTTGACAGTGTACTGGTACATGAGGTCAGCAGTTTTCAACTTGAGATAAAAGAGCCGCCGGGTATAGTTATCTGGCCGGTAAACAAAAATAACTATCTTACCTGGCTGGAGGTGGTTAGCCACGGTTTCTCCTCTGCAGAGTCAGATTTGATGTCCATGCAGTCTATCTGCGAGCCAAATTACCATAGCCGTAATTCTTCGGCCTATCTGGCCTATCTGGACGGCAAACCGGCCGGGGGTGGGGTATTGTATGTTCGGGGGCATATGGCTGAATTAGGGGGAGATGCCACTTTGCCGGATTTCCGCCGCCGGGGGGTTCAAACTGCCCTTATCCAGCACCGCATGAAAATAGCCCGCAAAATGGGTGTCCGCCAAATGATATTTGTATCTGCACCGGGCAATTCATCAGAGCGTAATGCCCGCCGGGCGGGTTTTGAAATGGCTTACAGCCGGACGCTCCTGCTTCAGCCCTGA
- the coaE gene encoding dephospho-CoA kinase (Dephospho-CoA kinase (CoaE) performs the final step in coenzyme A biosynthesis.), with amino-acid sequence MKIVGITGGIGSGKTTVCRYLKELGVNIIDADEIGHRVLQNKGIRTKITDVFGNEVMNPDGNINRKILGELVFGYPERLERLNKITHPLIEQAISSLLEEYRQKGIKSVAIEAPLLVEAGWLKLVNEVWLITAPKESIFKRLHSRMGLSREQAIARIQSQATDNERLKYASVVVNNNCRFEDLKACVQLLAKERLELA; translated from the coding sequence ATGAAAATTGTAGGCATTACCGGTGGTATCGGCAGTGGCAAGACTACAGTTTGCCGTTATTTAAAAGAACTTGGGGTAAATATCATTGACGCCGACGAGATTGGCCACCGCGTACTGCAGAATAAGGGTATCCGTACCAAGATAACAGATGTATTCGGCAACGAGGTAATGAACCCTGACGGAAATATCAACCGCAAGATACTGGGTGAGTTGGTTTTCGGTTATCCCGAAAGACTGGAACGCCTGAACAAAATTACCCACCCCTTGATAGAACAAGCTATTTCTTCCCTGCTGGAAGAGTACCGCCAAAAAGGCATAAAATCAGTCGCCATTGAAGCCCCTTTACTGGTGGAAGCAGGCTGGCTAAAGCTGGTAAACGAAGTCTGGCTTATTACCGCCCCCAAAGAAAGCATCTTCAAGCGGCTGCATAGCCGCATGGGACTAAGCCGTGAACAGGCTATAGCCCGAATTCAGTCACAAGCCACCGACAATGAACGCCTCAAATATGCCAGCGTTGTAGTAAACAACAACTGCCGTTTTGAAGACCTGAAAGCCTGCGTTCAGCTACTGGCTAAGGAACGGCTGGAGCTGGCTTAA
- a CDS encoding NAD-dependent epimerase/dehydratase family protein, with product MTNRVFVTGGSGFVGRHLLPRLAENGFKIRLLVMNETEANRVKTPGVEFVYGTVNDLPVLMDSLKDVFAIIHLVAILRENKNATFAEVNIEGTKNILAAATENGVKRFIHMGILGASADPRFTYLHSKYLAEEAVRHSGLGYSILKPSVMFGPGAGFINALIRSFKPYPFIAPVAGNGKTRLQPIWVEDVVSCLLKMLEGEKIHQSVQIGGPQIFTYDQVLSAVMQAMRIKKPRLHVPVGLMRPLVWLMERASSNPPITMPELKALSVDNITVEDAVKREFGFDPKPLSEGLDYLKPAPAVP from the coding sequence ATGACTAACAGGGTTTTTGTCACTGGAGGCAGTGGGTTTGTGGGGAGGCATTTATTGCCCAGACTGGCTGAAAACGGCTTTAAAATTCGTCTGTTGGTTATGAATGAAACTGAGGCCAACCGGGTAAAAACTCCCGGAGTGGAGTTTGTTTATGGTACGGTTAATGACTTGCCGGTGCTGATGGATAGTCTGAAAGATGTTTTTGCCATAATTCATCTGGTGGCAATACTTCGTGAAAATAAAAATGCCACCTTTGCAGAGGTAAATATAGAGGGCACAAAAAATATACTGGCGGCCGCTACCGAAAACGGGGTAAAAAGATTTATTCATATGGGTATACTGGGTGCCAGTGCGGATCCCCGTTTTACTTATCTCCATTCCAAATATCTGGCTGAAGAAGCTGTCAGGCATTCGGGTCTGGGTTACAGTATCTTAAAGCCTTCGGTTATGTTCGGGCCGGGGGCAGGATTTATAAATGCCCTTATTCGTTCGTTCAAACCCTATCCGTTTATTGCCCCGGTAGCCGGAAACGGAAAAACCCGCCTTCAGCCTATTTGGGTGGAGGACGTAGTTAGCTGCCTGTTGAAAATGCTGGAGGGTGAAAAAATACACCAGAGCGTACAGATTGGCGGACCTCAGATATTTACCTATGATCAGGTACTTTCAGCCGTGATGCAGGCTATGCGGATAAAAAAGCCCCGTTTGCATGTACCTGTGGGGTTAATGCGTCCGCTGGTTTGGCTGATGGAACGTGCAAGTTCTAACCCGCCTATTACCATGCCGGAATTGAAAGCCCTGTCAGTAGACAATATAACTGTTGAGGATGCTGTAAAGAGAGAATTTGGCTTTGACCCCAAACCTCTTTCAGAAGGGCTTGATTACCTTAAGCCAGCTCCAGCCGTTCCTTAG
- the rplU gene encoding 50S ribosomal protein L21, whose protein sequence is MGGVNIYAIIESGGKQYKVTPGQLVEVDLLDLAEGDSIELDKVLMLNDGETVTIGSPTISGAKVTATVAGHIKGDKVFAYRFKAKTRNHKKMGHRQLYTVLTIGEILTGGAAEKPARKPRAKKTNEVTTDGA, encoded by the coding sequence TTGGGAGGTGTCAACATTTACGCCATAATTGAATCCGGTGGAAAACAATACAAGGTAACGCCCGGTCAGCTGGTTGAAGTAGATTTACTTGATCTGGCTGAGGGTGACAGCATTGAACTGGACAAGGTTCTGATGCTTAATGACGGTGAGACCGTTACTATAGGTTCCCCCACTATTTCGGGTGCCAAGGTAACAGCCACTGTTGCCGGCCATATCAAGGGTGACAAGGTCTTTGCTTACCGCTTCAAGGCCAAAACCCGTAACCACAAGAAAATGGGCCATCGCCAGCTGTACACTGTACTAACGATAGGAGAAATTCTGACCGGCGGGGCTGCCGAAAAGCCTGCCCGCAAGCCCAGAGCCAAGAAAACAAACGAGGTAACTACAGATGGCGCATAA
- the rpmA gene encoding 50S ribosomal protein L27 codes for MAHKKGAGSTKNGRDSKPKMLGVKRFAGEKVNSGTIIVRQRGTHIHPGENVGLGRDYTIFATCEGVVKFEPTTNDRRKVSVVAD; via the coding sequence ATGGCGCATAAAAAAGGTGCGGGTTCTACAAAGAACGGACGTGATAGCAAGCCCAAAATGCTGGGTGTTAAACGTTTTGCCGGTGAAAAAGTGAACTCCGGGACTATTATTGTCCGCCAGAGGGGCACTCATATTCACCCCGGTGAAAATGTGGGGCTGGGACGTGACTATACCATCTTTGCCACTTGCGAAGGTGTGGTAAAGTTTGAGCCTACCACTAATGACAGGAGGAAAGTCAGCGTAGTTGCTGACTAA
- the rpmE gene encoding 50S ribosomal protein L31, translated as MKEKIHPKYNTATNVICACGNTFTVGSTKDNIKVELCAQCHPFYTGEKRMVDTAGRVEKFRQRYGSKT; from the coding sequence ATGAAGGAAAAAATACACCCTAAATATAATACCGCCACCAACGTAATTTGTGCCTGCGGCAACACTTTTACAGTGGGTTCTACCAAGGACAATATCAAGGTGGAACTTTGTGCCCAGTGCCACCCCTTCTACACCGGTGAGAAAAGAATGGTTGATACCGCCGGACGGGTGGAGAAATTCCGCCAGCGCTACGGCAGCAAAACCTAA
- a CDS encoding DUF1385 domain-containing protein, which produces MADKFYYGGQAVLEGVMMRGQKNLVTAVRNPDGEITTEIRPLHSLYTSKWRKMPIIRGAIVLIESMVLGIQSLIYSANIALKEEEEELSGGLLWLMLLVSLGSSVALFFLAPLFITNLMSSFLESAVLFNLIEGLVRLIIFVIYIKLVTLTPDIKRVFGYHGAEHATINAFEAGVPLEIERAAEIQSYPTAHLRCGTSFLLAVMVIAILVFSLIGKPSFAVMFASRIILVPVIAALSYEFTRFSAGHCHNPIVHFLIKPGLALQSLTTRPPDIKQIEVAITALKKTVEMDNPDYIPQKACPECEAAT; this is translated from the coding sequence TTGGCAGATAAATTTTATTACGGCGGACAGGCAGTACTTGAAGGGGTCATGATGCGCGGCCAGAAAAATCTGGTCACGGCTGTACGCAACCCCGACGGCGAAATAACTACCGAAATCAGGCCGCTGCATTCGCTTTATACCAGCAAGTGGCGCAAAATGCCCATTATTCGGGGGGCAATTGTACTCATTGAAAGCATGGTTCTGGGTATTCAGAGCCTTATATATTCGGCAAACATAGCTCTTAAAGAAGAGGAAGAAGAACTTTCAGGCGGGCTTTTGTGGCTGATGCTGCTGGTATCACTGGGTTCCAGCGTAGCCCTTTTCTTTCTGGCCCCCCTGTTTATAACCAATCTGATGAGTTCCTTTCTGGAATCCGCCGTTTTGTTCAATCTGATTGAAGGTCTGGTAAGACTGATAATATTTGTCATTTATATAAAGCTGGTTACCCTGACGCCGGATATTAAACGGGTTTTCGGCTACCACGGGGCGGAACATGCAACCATTAATGCCTTTGAAGCCGGCGTGCCGCTTGAGATAGAACGGGCAGCCGAAATACAATCTTACCCTACCGCTCACCTGCGGTGCGGTACCAGCTTTCTGCTGGCGGTGATGGTGATAGCCATACTGGTATTCAGCCTGATAGGCAAGCCATCTTTTGCTGTTATGTTCGCTTCACGGATAATTCTGGTACCGGTGATTGCAGCTTTGAGTTATGAATTCACCCGTTTCAGTGCCGGACACTGCCATAACCCGATAGTCCACTTTTTAATTAAACCCGGTCTGGCTTTGCAGTCACTCACCACCCGCCCGCCGGATATAAAACAAATCGAGGTTGCCATCACTGCCCTGAAAAAGACAGTAGAGATGGACAACCCCGATTATATTCCCCAAAAAGCCTGCCCCGAATGCGAAGCGGCTACTTAA
- the hisI gene encoding phosphoribosyl-AMP cyclohydrolase, giving the protein MELKLDDKGLIAAIVQDVKDGTVLMLGYMNTESFKLTQETGSVWFYSRSRQELWNKGATSGNKLIVKEMYLDCDNDAVLVKAEPMGPTCHTGNRSCFFKTVELK; this is encoded by the coding sequence ATGGAACTTAAACTGGACGACAAGGGTCTTATAGCCGCCATAGTACAGGACGTGAAGGACGGCACAGTACTGATGCTGGGTTATATGAATACCGAATCCTTTAAACTCACTCAGGAAACCGGCAGTGTCTGGTTTTACAGCCGCAGCCGCCAGGAACTCTGGAACAAAGGCGCCACCTCCGGCAACAAGCTCATTGTCAAAGAAATGTACCTTGACTGTGACAATGACGCCGTGCTGGTAAAGGCTGAACCTATGGGACCCACCTGCCACACCGGCAACCGCAGCTGCTTTTTCAAAACTGTAGAGCTTAAGTAG
- a CDS encoding GNAT family N-acetyltransferase, which translates to MEKSLCIRRVTSEDMNTLADFNTAMALETENRLLDKDITLKGAAALLENPAYGFYLMAEYNGEVAGSLMVTYEWSDWRNKLYWWVQSVYIKPEFRRKGIFRAMYESLTEQAKEAGNVCGLRLYVEKENKRAQTTYAELGMTPSHYLMYETDL; encoded by the coding sequence TTGGAGAAGTCGCTTTGCATCCGCAGGGTAACCAGTGAAGATATGAATACGCTTGCAGATTTTAACACAGCTATGGCGCTGGAAACTGAAAACAGGCTACTGGATAAGGATATTACCCTGAAAGGGGCAGCCGCACTTTTAGAAAACCCCGCCTATGGCTTTTACCTGATGGCTGAATATAACGGAGAAGTTGCCGGTTCGCTGATGGTTACCTACGAATGGAGTGACTGGCGGAATAAACTCTACTGGTGGGTTCAGAGTGTATATATAAAGCCCGAATTCCGCCGCAAAGGCATCTTTCGGGCTATGTATGAAAGTCTGACAGAGCAAGCCAAAGAGGCAGGTAATGTCTGCGGACTGCGTTTATATGTGGAAAAAGAAAATAAACGCGCCCAGACCACCTATGCCGAATTGGGCATGACCCCAAGCCATTACCTGATGTACGAAACGGATTTATAG
- the hisA gene encoding 1-(5-phosphoribosyl)-5-[(5-phosphoribosylamino)methylideneamino]imidazole-4-carboxamide isomerase encodes MCQRGGTVIPYLSGIFKRGVKIEIIPAIDILGGRCVRLFQGDYAQETVYSSDPVGTAMRWQSLGAPRLHVVDLDGAADGQSVNFELIKEIANSALIPVEVGGGIRSMETVKKLLVAGVDRVILGTAAVENPELVKEICARYADSVAVSIDARNGKVATRGWVTNTEIDALELARSMKKLGIRRFIYTDISRDGTLSEPNFAAIRDLISAINVPVIASGGVSSLSHLRLLKDIGAEGAIVGKAIYTGDLNLKRAFEDLS; translated from the coding sequence TTGTGCCAGCGGGGCGGCACCGTTATCCCGTATTTAAGCGGCATTTTCAAGAGAGGTGTCAAAATAGAGATAATTCCGGCAATAGATATTTTAGGCGGAAGGTGTGTTCGCCTTTTTCAAGGTGATTATGCTCAGGAGACAGTGTATTCGTCTGATCCGGTGGGTACAGCCATGCGCTGGCAGTCGCTGGGTGCTCCCCGCCTGCACGTGGTGGATTTAGATGGTGCTGCTGATGGACAAAGCGTAAACTTTGAGCTTATAAAAGAAATAGCCAACTCCGCTCTTATACCGGTGGAAGTGGGCGGCGGTATCCGCAGTATGGAGACGGTAAAGAAACTGCTTGTAGCCGGGGTTGACCGGGTAATACTGGGTACGGCGGCAGTGGAAAACCCTGAACTGGTTAAAGAAATATGTGCCAGATATGCTGATTCGGTAGCCGTAAGTATAGACGCAAGGAACGGCAAAGTGGCAACCCGGGGTTGGGTCACCAATACAGAAATAGATGCTTTGGAACTAGCCCGAAGTATGAAAAAACTGGGTATCAGGCGTTTTATTTATACCGATATTAGCCGTGACGGCACCCTAAGCGAACCTAATTTTGCGGCTATACGTGACCTTATTTCAGCTATCAATGTACCGGTTATAGCCTCCGGTGGTGTTTCCAGCCTGAGCCACTTACGTCTTCTCAAAGATATAGGTGCAGAAGGCGCTATTGTGGGCAAGGCCATATACACCGGTGACCTGAATCTTAAGCGGGCATTTGAAGATCTGTCCTAG
- a CDS encoding DUF2769 domain-containing protein: protein MDNNNPVKKLILGFNSNLCRCKKCPSYPGHKDKMVYCERAKSPYMVKKISCLCPKCRVWKLNRFAETYYCASGAAPLSRI, encoded by the coding sequence ATGGATAATAATAATCCGGTTAAAAAACTGATACTGGGGTTTAACAGTAATCTCTGCCGGTGTAAAAAATGTCCCAGTTACCCGGGACATAAAGACAAGATGGTCTACTGTGAGCGGGCTAAAAGCCCGTATATGGTTAAAAAGATAAGCTGCCTTTGCCCCAAGTGCCGGGTATGGAAGCTGAACCGTTTTGCGGAAACATATTATTGTGCCAGCGGGGCGGCACCGTTATCCCGTATTTAA
- a CDS encoding NfeD family protein: MGLWLLPQIDFQLPLWVILLAEAVLLVSSVYFYHVGTVTLDQKPRTGSETIIGSSAVVVESVNPKGMIRLDGELWEAVTSGVSIPRGGEVVVVGRDKMRLWVKPK, from the coding sequence TTGGGTTTGTGGTTGCTGCCGCAGATAGATTTCCAACTGCCGCTTTGGGTTATACTCCTTGCCGAAGCTGTGCTGCTGGTTTCATCAGTATATTTTTATCATGTGGGTACGGTTACTCTGGACCAGAAACCCCGTACCGGGTCGGAGACTATTATCGGCAGCAGTGCCGTAGTGGTGGAAAGCGTAAACCCGAAGGGTATGATACGGCTGGATGGAGAGCTTTGGGAGGCGGTCACTTCTGGCGTGTCTATACCCCGCGGAGGGGAAGTGGTGGTAGTCGGGCGGGATAAAATGCGTCTTTGGGTGAAACCCAAATAG
- the gatC gene encoding Asp-tRNA(Asn)/Glu-tRNA(Gln) amidotransferase subunit GatC: MKLNREDVLHIARLARLGLEEDEINRLSKELSALLEHFEVLQQVDTTGVEPTSQSTPVKSVLKEDIIKSSYAREDILSNAPRREGDYVRIRAVME, from the coding sequence ATGAAGCTAAATCGTGAAGACGTACTCCACATTGCCCGCTTGGCCAGACTGGGGCTTGAGGAAGACGAAATAAACCGCCTGAGCAAAGAGCTTTCAGCTTTGCTGGAGCATTTTGAGGTGTTACAGCAGGTGGATACCACCGGTGTGGAACCCACCTCTCAGTCCACCCCGGTTAAAAGCGTACTTAAAGAAGATATTATAAAATCTTCATACGCCCGAGAAGACATACTTTCAAATGCCCCCAGACGTGAGGGTGATTACGTACGGATACGGGCGGTGATGGAATAA